One genomic region from Glaciimonas sp. PAMC28666 encodes:
- a CDS encoding CsbD family protein has protein sequence MNKDQVKGSVKETAGKIQEKTGKMVGSTSQQAKGLEKQVSGKAQKSVGDVKESVKDAQKGR, from the coding sequence ATGAACAAAGACCAAGTCAAAGGTAGCGTGAAAGAAACTGCAGGAAAAATTCAGGAAAAAACTGGCAAAATGGTCGGCAGCACAAGCCAACAAGCCAAAGGCTTGGAAAAACAGGTATCCGGCAAAGCACAGAAAAGCGTCGGTGACGTTAAAGAATCGGTGAAAGACGCCCAAAAAGGACGTTAA